The Niveispirillum cyanobacteriorum genome segment TAGTCCTCGATCCCTGAACGGTGGAGGTGCAGCGCTTCCGTCAGACCGGTCGCCACTGTCACCAGTTCCAGGCTGTCCATGCCAAGGCCACCGGGACCGATTTCCATATCCTGCTGCCAACCGGCGGGTGGCGGCAAGCGTTCGCCAGGGCGAAGTCGGACAAGATCACCTGCGACCTTATCAGCGATGAAGCGCTGCAGGCTGTCCCCAGCCTGCCACCAAGGAGCGGTTTCCGCATCGGTGCGCGGTACTGCAAGCGTCGATGTCATGGAAACCACCCCCGGTGAAAGACGGCTCAGAGCCGCTTCACGAAGACCCAGTAGCTGTCGCCAACCAGGGCCTTCTTCATATGAACCTTCACCTTGGTGGGCTTCATATTATAATCGAACGTGTACTCGATCATCGTGTTCAGATTGCCGGACTTCACGCCGGCATCAAAGGCACCCTTGAAGGCGGCGGTGTTGGTGCAGGGGGCCACTTCTGTAAAGAAGCTCTTGCCAATCACGGCCTTAGGGTCGCGCCCGGTGATCGCCCCTTCAGCGGCATTATATTGCAGGATGCGGCCTTCCGAATCCAACTGCACAGCGCCGAAGGCCAAGCCATCGATCTCGGTGGACGACATTTTCGACATGACATTCTCAATGTCAGCCTTGCCGAACTCGACGAGTTGGAAATCATTCAACATGGTTTGCTGTCCTGTCCGATCATTGCCTGCCTGGAAAATCAGGCGTGCTGAGAACTGGCTCAGGACAGCTCTCCTTCAATGGGCATAGGCATTATGGCCTATCCAATTACAGCCGCGCGGCGTGCCAGCGAAGATGGTCTTCAATGAAGCTGGAGATGAAATAGTAGGAATGATCGTAACCTTCCTGCAGGCGCAGGGTCAGGGCGATCCCGGCCTTGGCGCAGACATCGGCCAGCAGTTGTGGGCGCAGCTGGTTATCCAGGAACCCGTCCGCCGTTCCCTGATCAACCAGGATTTCCGGCACCCGCGCCCCATCCTCGATCAGCGCCACGGCATCATGCCGACGCCATGCCGTCTGGTCACCGCCCAGATAGGCCGGAAAGGCTTTCTGTCCCCACGGCACCTGCGCCGGCGCCACGATGGGCGCGAAGGCAGAAATCGATTTGAACCGGCCCGGA includes the following:
- the pyp gene encoding photoactive yellow protein; this encodes MLNDFQLVEFGKADIENVMSKMSSTEIDGLAFGAVQLDSEGRILQYNAAEGAITGRDPKAVIGKSFFTEVAPCTNTAAFKGAFDAGVKSGNLNTMIEYTFDYNMKPTKVKVHMKKALVGDSYWVFVKRL